Genomic DNA from Echeneis naucrates chromosome 14, fEcheNa1.1, whole genome shotgun sequence:
TTCCATGACCGCTTTATCTCCCTACATTTgcaaactgaaatgtttgaaaactgacagaagCACGAATAATGTCTTATTtctaaacacacatacacaggggaaaaaaaaggttgaacAGCAACGTATCGTCTTTAAATAAACtcttgcatatgtgtgtttcaAATACAGGCAAGCATAGTTGGCAACAGATGACAGAGCAAtgtaaagcaaaataaaaacagtaaaagagGACAAAGAACCTTAAAGGGTACAGACTTGCAAAAAGAGTCATCAAACAGAGAggtaaggaaaagaaaaggtaaaacCCCTGGGGAGTGGAGATGAAGGCCCGAGCAGGCACTGAGAGGGCTGGGAAATGACGTGCATACGAGAAGAAAAGGTGAGAAAGTTTGAGgaaaatggaggggggggggagagcgagagagagagagggcgggCTGCAGTATAAACCCAGTTGAAAACTGTGGCTGGGGACAGGAGCTAGTGCTGGGAGAAGAGGaataagggaggaggaagaggagggctTGTGTTGTTCAATCTCACTGGGCCTCGTCCTCCGCATCTTGCAGTGCTTCTTTGTTCTGTTCTTCACCTGAggtaaagacacaaaaagaaaaacaagggaCAGTCATAAAAGTTGCTGGTGTTTTTCCACGCTCGGTAAGAAGCAGCCAGGGAGACCTCATCCCTGCTGGGTCCAGCAGGAATTATTTCAGATGAACAAGTaggaaacaaagcaaaagtctGACCTCTAGTGCCACATATGGGCCAATTCCCATCATGCAACTTGATAATGTCATCATCAGGCTTCCCTTGGCTGCTAAATGTTCACGTTTCCATGCCCCCAATTTATAACACAGGGTTGTTATTAGTAATTTGTGGCAAAAATCACCTTTAAATTTTAGACCGAAACTGTCAACAGttccatttttgtttaataaataaataaaaagtagatGGATaatatttcatgtaaaaaaatgcttttatttcatccaATTTAATCCGAGAGTTCAGTTTTATTAGCAGTCCCTTGCTGTGAAACATTACCTTGCTATAAAAAGCTtgttcctggaaaaaaaaaaaaaaaagattctatGACAAATGAAGATTGTTTGGCGAATCACTTCAGCTCGTGTCTAGATGCATTTCACGTAACACACTGATCCTAGCTGAGTTTTGTAAACTACAAATGAATCTGAagatctgaagaaaaacaaataagtggAGGAGGGGAATGTACTGTGGCCTCTTTTTGAGGGTTGTTCCAAATATAGTTTTCTGTagccacaaaacacaaaatatatgaaaatgttgTACTttaactgcagaaaaataatgCAGTATCAGCATTTGTATTAAATATAAGGTTGTAGTAAAATACAGAATTGACAAAGGGCAGACGCTGATGCTGAACCAAATCTGTACCCACAGGAAGGAGCTGCCAGGCTTTAAGAATATAATATTGTTCTCTCTCAACCACAGGAtatgtacttaaaaaaaaacaaaaaacaacccaaccCCCAGTCATCCTATGTAGTTCTGCCATTTaattcaaaagcagaaaaaaatgtggtttGTTTGACTGGaattcatttgttgtttttttgttttttagaaatgaaaggGATCAGCTAAGAAATTTGTTAAGAAGGGCACTGCAATGCTTACCACTGACTGTGTCAACATGCAAGCCTGTGAGTTAATTCACAGTGTCTTCTGCACAAGTCATGGTCAGATTTTTACTGGGAGGTTgggaggttggggggggggggggggtgaagatgCCTTGTGAACCCATACAACTGGTTGCTTGGAAAGGTTACCATAGAGACAGCACAGCCATCCGTGTAATGAAGAACTAAGAGGCACAAATAACAAAGGCTCGAGAATCCATCATGATTAAAATAGAAACCGTAACAGTGCTCATTAGCGCCACAGCAAACTGGGATGTGAGAAAGCCACAGGAGACGGAGCCACAGCCACCCATGCTGTTACTGCAGTTTGACGTTAAATCACACTTCGGTAAGCTGCGTTCACACGTTTCCAAAACTCAAACTCATCTACGCATCGTCTGTGGTGGCGCCCCAGTGGACTTTGTTCAGTGACACTGACGTGCACGGCCAAAGAGCAAGGTGTCCGCAAGTTCTGTTCATTTTACGGCTTTGCATGTGATAAAAGGATGCTTTTTTAAAGTGCGCTTTAATAAACGCCTCTTCTGAAAAACCCAAATCTATCGTGTGTTAATTGGCACCAGAATAAGACTTGTCAAGTCTATCACAATGGGAGAGGTGAAGATCAAAAAATGagatgcaaatggaaaaaaatgtgatgacaaggcacaaacaacaaaaaaatataaacaaagtgCAATATCCAAATCACAGGAGCTGCTATTTTTGTATAAAGTTAAACTAGAGTGCAACATTATTGTGCATTGTTAGCACCGTGGTGGCAGAGATGCCTCAGCCTTCAGTCATATTCCACTTACGTAAGGGAAAATGCTTCCTTTTGACAACAGCAGTTGTGTCATAATTTGAAAactttttcagtgaaaatggaATGCAAAAATAATCAATCCAACTGAAAGTGTATTGCATGGAGCAATATCTGCCAAAAGTACTTCACATTAGATGGTAGTTGAAAGGACAGAGACAACTGCAGAACAGGTCTGATGATCAAGAGGGAACAAGTCTAACTTGAAAATGTAAGCACGGAGTATAAAATCAGAGCAACATTCACTTCGCTGTGGATAAaattttactattattttttactgctgcttctgctgcgtCTGCAGCTACAGCACAGGACAAATGAGTCAGAAGACGGTTAATGAGTAACGGATTCAAAAATATTTGGATTCAATTCAATGCTCCACCCGTCTCAGTGAGAAGTAAACTAGCTAGCGACTTATTCAGACTTGCGGACACCCTGAGAACTCTGCTACAGGTCAACAAATTACAGACTGGGCTCTGCTGTGAGGAGGTTAGTGAAGGGTGCTTGGATGGTGAGGAGTGATCACTCGATGTGGCCCAAGACAGGAGGAATGACTTACAAAATACACTTCTATAAtggaggaagagggaaagaggagggcTGTCCTTAAGAATCTAcagaagaaggagggaaagaagagaagTTAGAGGAGCGAGTGAGCACTTAAATGAGGATGAAAAGAGGGAAGGGTGCTTCTGgtttcagaggaaacactgcgctgagagaaataaataaaaaggtggcGAACGTGTTAGATGGTTATTCCTTTTTCTAGATGTTGCTCATTCATTACTCCTCGACGTGTATCCCTGAGGCAGCAAACAAGGGCCATTAGGGGAGTTGTAGGAACAAATCGGCTTTAAAAATATAAGACAGTCTGTCAAAAAGCCAGTAATGATGCTGAGCCGATCATCACTCAGCATCGCCCAGACATGAAGggttatagttttatttatcaCGTGCAGTTGTGACTAATGTCCCAAGTAGAAAGACATGGCTCTCTCACCGTCTCCCTGCACGTCTGAGGTCCATAGTGTCAAGTTGTCACGTAGCAACTGCATGATAAGTGTTGAGTCCTTATAGCTTTCCTCGCTCAGCGTATCCAGTTCTGCAATGGCATTGTCAAACGCTTCCTTCGCCAGCCTATCAGCAGAGAGGACACAAGAAAACAAGGTCACACACGCAGACAATCAACAGCTGGATGTTTAGCACATATACAGAAGAGAAGACCTCATATGCAAAGACACCTGGCTCTGCTGTGGACTTCactgtgtggtgtgtttgcAGCAGGGCAGTGAGGTTGTGTGTCCAGATGAAAATTAACAATCTGTTCTCTGTAAGAACCGCTTCCAAGTTATCAGGTTCCTAAAAATCACTTCAGTATAACAGTGTCTGACAGCTGAAATACACACTCCAACTTCTTTTTATGTGGGATTTCAACCACGGGGAACGGAGGATGATGAAACACCAGGATGGAATTTACCGCATTGGAAAAAATGGCTATTTCCTGACACACTGAAAGTTGCAGTTGTGAATGTTTGGTTTCTAGGATGCAGAAACGACATCGAGACAACATCCTTCTCAGCATCCTAATGAATTGCCTCTTAAGTTCTAGTTTCTCTTCCACCAGCTCCTGAGAAAAGGGTGTCTTGTGGTTTCCTTTGTGTGATTTTAATCTCTGTTGTTAGGGCCAAAGACATAATCATATCAGAAAACCAAAGAGACAAAAGGGGCTGCAGAACTGATTAATAACCCACAATCAGTGACTTCCTTCATATTGTACAGTGGTTTCATACTAACGATTAGACATTCATCAAGTCCAACATTTTACCTCCATCATTCAAACTAATTAACACGTTAGACGTGTGttaaagtgtgtgcgtgtgtgtggaggagaaaTGAAGTTGAAGAACAGCAGACAATGTTAAACATTCACACTTACCTGCATGCACGGTCTGGCGAGTTGAGGATTTCATAATAGAAAACTGAAAAGTTAAGGGCCAGTCCCAGACGAATTGGGTGTGTTGGAGGGAGTTCGATCATGGCGATGTCGCTAGCAGCTTTGTATGCTACCAAACTGTTCTCTGCTGCCTCCTTCCTGTCGTTGCCTGTGGCGAACTCAGCCAGGTACCTGTGGTAATCTCCCTTCCTGAGCAGAGTGAACAGCACAGTCAGTGATATCTGCCATAGCACATGTGCATTATAAACATTCAACAACTAgttacaaatgtacaaatgcaATAACAGACCAGTACCACTTGACAAATACCATGCAGTCCAAGTGTCTCTGTGGTCCAGCCATAAACAAATCCATGAGACTGTGACAGGGctttaaatataaatactgCTTTATACTGAGTCCTAGAACAGAAAACTATTGGTTTTCATCATAAGCTGACACCTAACTACTATTTGTAATAGATACACACGACGTTTTACAGGACTTCTTTTATCATTCTGGTCTGTAATTTACCAAATACAGAGTGAATGATTATGGTTGCTTTgcactgctgttgctgttgttttaactTAATACATATATTCACATGTTCTTAATGATATGTGGCACAACTCAAATAATTTGTTCCAAGCAGAGAAAAAATTGACCAATTGATTTATCCATCTAACATCTTCATATGATATTTCAACATGTACAGCCTTGCTGAGCCAAGTGAAGAAAATAACTCTGAGGTCAGTGGAAGCAAAAGAACCCGTTCCAACCAAGTCTGAACAATTAGCCAACATTTCATTactgcagactgcagacagTTTGAACTTCACATGATCAGAGAGCTTCTGTTAGAAGAGACAGCCACATGAGATGTAGTGCAGAAAACTGTGGGTAAAATATTCACCGTATTATGCTGTTTCATCTCTTCAAAAGTTGGTGAAGAACTGAATcatctatttattcatttaagaGAGACGCTGTTTCATGCACAGGGGTGATTTCTTTTGTGGCTTCACATTGTGTGGCAAGATTTTCCAGGGGAACATGGGGATGTGCCTCTAAATGCATCTGAGCTCTGCTGGGTTTATTTGAAGGTGGGGATGAGCAAGGAGTGCTGCCTTGGATGGTTTTCTGTCCTCAGCCACAGACCTCCACATCACAGAACCTTTTATAGAACACTTTAAATGGGACAAGGCTCTAGGCTGCTCtaaatgcaatgaaatattGAGAATTCTCAGATTCTGCTTAAACTCTGCACAATTAATATCCGAGTGCAAACTgtgattaaaaatgaacaagaaCCACATGACTTtaagtgaaatatttctgtaatTGAACACATAAAACATGAATCAAATAAGTCAATTAGGCAGCAATCTCTACCTAGAAACTGTTTTTACTTTGAGGTTAAGGATCAACTGAGGAAACAGAGCACTGCAAATTTAACAGGAAGAAGCTGAAGTAGATGTATCCCTATTATAATTATCCAGCCAGCAAACTGTGACAGCTGAGATAAGGTGTTCACTCTCAGCTGTGAACAAACTAACAAATCTATACGTGCATTTATGTCATACATACATTTTGTAGTAGAAAACCTTAGATTCTCCCGTGGTTGCAGCTAAGATGAGGTGCTTGTCCAGTACATCCAGGATGTCATTGCAGATTGATTTCAGCTCTTTCTCAACCTGCAGAAcgcaaatacacaaaaactaCCATCAGCGTTCTGTGCGGCACTTTAAAACCATCACTGAGCATTAAAAAGAGTCACCTTAGGTCAGTCTAGTCAGTAAACTCCAGATACCACAAGTCGTTAAAAGAGGGCAGACTGCTTCCCGTGGAAGCATTTGTCACTGAAAAGCCGACTGGGTTTTGTGCCTCAGTTTCAGGGTCAGTATTAACCAACAAGGTctggcatttttaaaaatcactaTAAGGGGACATGTCCTTGTGAATAACTCTTTCTCAACATTTACTCAAAGAAAGttgggcagagaaagagagagagttggaATTGAAATTGGTTGTCACCTTAAGGGGGGGGCACACTCATGGAGAAATTTAATTAAGTGCTGGCTAGAAAttaacatatttaattttaagtttGGTGTAATCATGGAGTTGTGCACTGTGCAACAAAGCTCTTGTGGGATTTTATCAACAGACTGTCAGCTGTATAAAGAATTACACCTTTAATCAGAGCTACCAACTACAGTATATACTTGTAGCCAAGATCAAACGGGACTATTAACCTGTAATAACCCATGTGTTTAACCAATGCCATCAGCTCTTGcacgtgtgtgcgcgcgcatgcacacacacacgttgccCTTGACACCTCATATACATGGTGAATTGCAGTCTGAATGCTGGCTGGATTCCTTCATGTACCAGAGTTGCCTTAGTGAGAAACACTTAGCTTGTTATCCCTGAGGATATTATTCCTGATTGCTGCTGTCTTTGGAGGAACACGCTGCTGCAGTTCAGCTAAGTTACACAACTTTTACTGGATAATAGtaattgtttttggttttcataaTTGTATCGTCAAGGTACTTTCATATTTCTGCTACTGTCATGGTAGAAGACATACAGAagacctttgttttttttgaaaacatgcacacatcatCTTGATTTTGCCTTAACATTTTGAGTGGAAGGTTAAGcatgatgtttttcttcacCTTGATGCCAGagtttcatgtttgtgtgcctgGCACTTTAGTCTGTAGCCTGATAGACCCAACACTCAAAATCAtacaaacccaaaaacataaCATCTGAATCTCCCAGGGAAAACAGTTCATCCTGCCAGACAATATCAGAATCTGATTTCATACCATCATAATGAATGCCCAGTCACATAATGCCAATTTCTAGTCAGAGTTAAGTCACACAGGCGTGGATGAAATACATTATAGTACATCAAGTCGTATAAAACATCCCTCCACACAGAATGATTGCAGGGCTGCCGTGCCTCATTGCACCCAAGTGCTGCCAGTGAcagatgtttctctgcagcaaaaatgaaaaagctgatTTAAAGCTGATTCATGGTCAGTGCCCACCTCATTATTTCAGCCAGACAAGTGTTTCTGGGCTGTGAAATCTCACCATTTCCTCTCAAAGTGGAGTGGTCAGGGAAAGGAGAGCTTTAAAAGTCTTTCCAAAGCGGCTAAAGCATATA
This window encodes:
- the LOC115053797 gene encoding 14-3-3 protein epsilon; the encoded protein is MADRENLVYQAKLAEQAERYDEMVESMKKVAGMDVELTVEERNLLSVAYKNVIGARRASWRIISSLEQKEENKGGEDKLKMIREYRKTVEKELKSICNDILDVLDKHLILAATTGESKVFYYKMKGDYHRYLAEFATGNDRKEAAENSLVAYKAASDIAMIELPPTHPIRLGLALNFSVFYYEILNSPDRACRLAKEAFDNAIAELDTLSEESYKDSTLIMQLLRDNLTLWTSDVQGDGEEQNKEALQDAEDEAQ